A single region of the Euwallacea similis isolate ESF13 chromosome 22, ESF131.1, whole genome shotgun sequence genome encodes:
- the Ptp10D gene encoding tyrosine-protein phosphatase 10D isoform X4, with protein MTGFTCILCVAIIIPAFVKSASGAELVIHIPGSLGQEGVVYRLDYYPPFGYPAPNTTIASKDIRDVIKFSQALPGTKYDFWLYYSNATHNTLTWTANFTTVPDPPSGLSVYVKGGKHAIVSWSPPAQGSYTSFKLKINPLVHIPEIKSITIDNIDNTQYALKDLVAGATYQVQAFTVFENKESAAYTSRNFTTKPNTPGKFIVWFRNETTLLVLWQPPYPPGVYSHYKVSIDPPDANDSTLYVEKEGEPPGPAQAAFKGLVPGRAYNISVQTMSEDEISAPTSALYRTVPLKPGKISFDKDKITTNSFMVHWEPPTGKSEFDKYQISLGTLRKPPPVPRSKDEPTNWEFRDNLEPGKTYSVVVKTVSGKVTSWPVTGEVTLEPLPVSHLHSTLDDKSGILMISWKPHPDSTQDSFLVSYHEVESTIGDSNTVTTNQTKIELETLLPGRNYSVTVQAVSKDIQSKEESIYLATKPSAPIIEDLKPLVDGLNIGWKSDVNSKQDKYEILWIRNDTNEMEMKSSYDSKIILSNLYPGAGYLVKIYAISHGLKSEPHEYFQPVFPKPPKNMSIEKTTTNSVIVQWQSPVDSLITEYSIRYKTGSDNQWVRLPAVQNTEAEVTDMTPGEKYTIQVNTVSYGLESNEPQQLNHTVRPNPVSNIAPLVDSNNVTLEWPRPEGRVETYIVRWWLATNPSEVNKSIVSQSQNGTGPVRLLVGDLMPGEEYVFDIQAISNDLESDITILRTRTMPLIQSEVVVVNNQVSTDSIGLRYTPTPQTSSKFDLYRFSLSEPNIPDQEKAANDSDRLVTFTDLIPGRLYNITVWTVSQTVSSQPLQRQDRLFPEPITGINATYISDTEITLTWAFPRGEYNAFEVQYINAEGGFMQNLTLHNSIVISDLKPHRNYTFTVIVRSGTESSILRRSLPVSESFTTKESVPGKVEKFEPIDIQPSDVVFEWSLPTSEQNGVIRKFTITYGLEGSSHVLFKDFAAYEFRGTIKQLQPGKTYVFKIQAETKVGFGPASIWKQRMPIMAPPKPSMQVVPTEVCKSSTTIQIRFRKNYFSEANGPIVSYAIIVAEDDSKNASGLEMPSWRDVQAYSVWPPYQVMEPYYPFFNNSVEDFTIGSETCDIRHVGYCNGPLKSGSTYKVKIRAFTAPDKFTDTSYSFPIQTDQDNTPIILGVVIPIILICLLFVMIIFIRRRRSAGRKGMVEARNNDSTSLNDSVVETSRPVRIDNFANHYRIMSADSDFRFSEEFEELKHVGRDQPCTAADLPCNRPKNRFTNILPYDHSRFKLQPVDDEEGSDYINANYVPGFNSPREFLVTQGPLHSTRDDFWRMVWESNSRAIIMLTRCVEKGREKCDHYWPYDTLPVYYGDISVQILNETRYPDWNISEFMVCRGEQQRVVRHFHFSTWPDFGVPNPPHTLVRFVRAFRERVPPDQRPVVVHCSAGVGRSGTLICLDRILQQIQTSDYVDIFGIVYLMRKERVWMVQTEQQYICIHQCLLTVLEGKELTTSPREIHENQGFEDDEGIAESGM; from the exons ATGACCGGATTTACCTGTATTTTATGTGTTGCAATAATTATTCCTGCTTTTGTGAAG TCCGCTTCAGGGGCTGAACTAGTTATCCACATTCCCGGCAGTTTGGGCCAAGAAGGGGTGGTCTATCGCCTGGATTACTACCCTCCTTTTGGATACCCCGCACCAAACACTACCATCGCCTCAAAGGATATTCGAGACGTCATTAAGTTCTCTCAAGCTCTACCAGGGACCAAATACGACTTTTGGCTGTACTACTCAAACGCAACTCACAATACTCTCACATGGACTGCGAATTTTACCACCG TGCCTGATCCACCCTCGGGCCTATCAGTTTACGTGAAAGGGGGCAAACACGCCATAGTATCCTGGTCGCCCCCGGCCCAAGGCAGCTATACcagtttcaaattgaaaataaatcctttagTACATATTCCGG aaatcaaATCAATCACCATAGACAACATCGACAATACTCAATATGCCTTAAAAGATTTGGTGGCTGGCGCTACATATCAAGTGCAGGCATTCACCGTATTCGAAAATAAGGAAAGTGCGGCTTATACTTCGAGGAATTTCACCACCA AGCCGAACACTCCGGGCAAATTCATAGTATGGTTCCGAAACGAGACGACCCTCCTGGTGCTGTGGCAGCCTCCTTACCCTCCAGGGGTCTATAGTCACTATAAAGTCTCTATAGACCCTCCCGACGCCAATGATTCTACTTTGTACGTGGAGAAGGAAGGAGAACCTCCGGGTCCTGCTCAGGCAGCTTTTAAGGGACTCGTTCCAG GCCGCGCCTACAACATTTCCGTCCAGACCATGTCCGAAGATGAAATTTCCGCCCCTACTAGTGCCCTGTATCGCACTGTGCCTCTTAAACCTGGAAAGATCAGTTTCGACAAAGACAAGATCACCACGAATTCGTTTATGGTTCATTGGGAACCGCCTACtggaaaaag CGAATTTGATAAGTACCAAATATCTCTGGGAACCCTACGGAAGCCTCCACCGGTGCCAAGATCTAAAGATGAGCCTACTAATTGGGAGTTCCGGGACAATCTCGAACCGGGAAAAACTTATTCGGTTGTAGTGAAGACAGTCTCAGGAAAAGTCACTTCGTGGCCGGTAACAGGGGAAGTCACCCTTG AGCCTCTCCCCGTAAGCCATCTTCACTCCACCCTAGACGACAAGTCTGGTATATTAATGATTTCTTGGAAACCTCATCCTGACAGTACTCAAGATAGTTTTTTGGTTTCTTACCACGAAGTGGAGAGCACTATAGGTGATAGCAATACGGTGACAACAAATCAAACTAAAATCGAATTGGAAACCCTGTTGCCCGGAAGAAACTATTCAGTGACCGTTCAAGCAGTTTCAAAGGACATCCAGTCGAAAGAAGAGTCTATTTACTTAGCCACTAAACCTAGTGCTCCTATTATCGAGGACTTGAAGCCATTG GTGGATGGGTTGAATATTGGCTGGAAATCTGACGTGAATTCGAAACAGGACAAATACGAGATTTTGTGGATTAGGAACGACACGAATGAAATGGAGATGAAGTCTTCGTACGATTCCAAAATTATTCTTAGCAATTTGTATCCGGGTGCCGGGTATTTGGTGAAGATTTATGCTATTTCTCACGGGTTAAAGAGTGAGCCACACGAGTATTTTCAGCCAGTTT TTCCGAAACCACCAAAAAACATGTCAATCGAGAAAACCACCACTAATTCCGTAATAGTGCAATGGCAGTCTCCAGTTGATTCTTTGATTACCGAATATTCTATCCGGTATAAGACTGGGTCAGACAATCAATGGGTCAG GTTGCCAGCGGTGCAAAATACCGAGGCTGAAGTTACCGATATGACCCCAGGGGAAAAATACACTATACAAGTGAACACGGTGAGCTATGGTTTGGAGAGCAATGAGCCGCAACAGCTCAATCATACAGTGAG GCCCAATCCAGTGTCCAATATTGCTCCTTTGGTCGATTCCAACAATGTAACTTTAGAGTGGCCACGCCCTGAAGGGAGGGTTGAAACGTATATCGTCAG ATGGTGGTTAGCAACCAATCCCTCCGAAGTGAACAAGAGCATTGTCAGTCAAAGCCAAAACGGAACCGGTCCTGTTAGACTGCTCGTAGGTGATTTGATGCCTGGAGAAGAATACGTTTTCGACATCCAGGCCATATCCAACGATCTGGAAAGCGACATTACTATACTGAGAACTCGGACCA TGCCTCTTATCCAATCCGAAGTGGTCGTAGTCAACAATCAAGTTTCCACCGACTCAATCGGCTTGCGTTACACTCCTACTCCACAAACCTCTTCGAAGTTTGATTTGTACAGATTCTCGTTGTCCGAACCAAATATCCCCGACCAAGAAAAAGCCGCAAATGACTCTGATAGATTGGTTACTTTTACCGACTTAATTCCCGGAAG GTTGTACAACATAACTGTGTGGACAGTGTCTCAGACAGTCTCCAGTCAGCCATTGCAAAGGCAGGACAGACTAT TTCCAGAACCAATAACTGGCATTAACGCCACTTATATCTCGGACACGGAGATAACTTTAACTTGGGCATTCCCCCGAGGCGAGTACAACGCGTTTGAAGTGCAATACATTAACGCCGAAGGCGGATTTATGCAGAATTTAACTCTGCACAATTCTATCGTTATCAGCGATTTGAAACCTCACAGAAACTACACTTTCACTGTGATTGTGAGGAGTGGCACTGAGTCGAGCATCTTGAGGCG atCTTTGCCGGTATCGGAGAGTTTTACCACGAAGGAATCAGTGCCGGGCAAAGTGGAAAAGTTCGAGCCCATAGACATTCAGCCCAGTGATGTCgtttttgagtggtcactgcCGACTTCAGAGCAAAACGGCGTCATCAGGAAGTTCACTATAACGTACGGATTAGAA GGCTCTTCTCATGTGCTGTTTAAGGACTTTGCAGCGTACGAGTTTAGGGGAACCATTAAACAGCTGCAGCCAGGAAAGACTtacgttttcaaaattcaagcGGAAACGAAG GTGGGTTTCGGTCCGGCATCAATATGGAAACAGCGCATGCCCATCATGGCGCCCCCCAAACCGAGCATGCAAGTAGTCCCCACTGAGGTGTGCAAAAGCTCGACCACCATTCAAATCCGATTCAGAAAGAACTATTTCAGCGAAGCCAATGGGCCG ATTGTATCTTATGCAATTATCGTGGCAGAAGACGATTCGAAAAACGCCTCCGGCTTAGAAATGCCCAGTTGGCGCGATGTTCAGGCCTACTCTGTATGGCCCCCATATCAAGTCATGGAGCCCTATTATccgtttttcaataattctgtGGAAGATTTTACCATCGGGAGTGAAACTTGCGATATACG ACATGTGGGTTATTGCAATGGACCCCTGAAATCAGGCTCAACTTACAAGGTTAAGATCAGAGCCTTTACAGCCCCAGATAAGTTTACTGACACCAGCTACAGCTTTCCAATACAGACAG ATCAAGACAACACTCCCATCATACTGGGCGTCGTGATCCCGATAATCCTCATCTGTCTGCTGTTTGtgatgataattttcataagaAGAAGACGATCAGCGGGACGGAAGGGTATGGTGGAGGCTCGGAACAATGACAGCACGTCACTGAATGATTCAGTAGTGGAAACTAGTCGTCCGGTTAGAATCGATAATTTTGCTAATCACTACAGAATCATGTCGGCTGATTCAGACTTCAG GTTTAGCGAAGAATTCGAAGAGCTGAAACACGTAGGACGGGACCAACCTTGCACTGCAGCAGATTTGCCTTGTAATCGACCTAAAAACCGATTCACAAATATCTTGCCCTACGACCACTCGAGGTTTAAGTTGCAACCAGTGGACGATGAAGAGGGCTCAGATTATATCAATGCTAATTACGTGCCA gGATTCAATTCGCCTAGAGAATTCTTAGTTACTCAGGGACCCTTACATTCCACAAGAGACGACTTTTGGAGGATGGTTTGGGAGTCGAATTCTCGGGCCATTATAATGTTAACGAG GTGCGTGGAAAAAGGAAGAGAAAAATGCGACCATTACTGGCCTTACGACACCCTGCCCGTTTATTACGGGGATATTTCTGTCCAAATTCTGAACGAAACGCGCTATCCCGATTGGAATATCTCGGAATTTATGGTTTGCCGG GGCGAGCAACAAAGGGTGGTAAGGCACTTCCACTTCAGCACTTGGCCCGATTTTGGTGTCCCCAACCCACCGCACACGTTGGTTAGATTCGTGAGGGCTTTCAGGGAAAGAGTTCCTCCAGATCAACGACCTGTAGTCGTTCACTGCAG tGCTGGAGTCGGTAGATCCGGGACGCTAATCTGCCTCGACCGTATTTTGCAACAAATCCAAACTTCGGATTACGTTGACATCTTTGGAATCGTTTACCTCATGAGGAAAGAGCGAGTTTGGATGGTACAAACCGAGCAGCAGTACATTTGCATCCATCAGTGCTTGCTCACGGTACTGGAGGGCAAGGAGCTGACAACCTCCCCGAGAGAAATACACGAGAACCAAGGATTCGAAG ATGACGAAGGAATAGCGGAGTCAGGAATGTGA
- the Ptp10D gene encoding tyrosine-protein phosphatase 10D isoform X5, whose product MPSPEIKSITIDNIDNTQYALKDLVAGATYQVQAFTVFENKESAAYTSRNFTTKPNTPGKFIVWFRNETTLLVLWQPPYPPGVYSHYKVSIDPPDANDSTLYVEKEGEPPGPAQAAFKGLVPGRAYNISVQTMSEDEISAPTSALYRTVPLKPGKISFDKDKITTNSFMVHWEPPTGKSEFDKYQISLGTLRKPPPVPRSKDEPTNWEFRDNLEPGKTYSVVVKTVSGKVTSWPVTGEVTLEPLPVSHLHSTLDDKSGILMISWKPHPDSTQDSFLVSYHEVESTIGDSNTVTTNQTKIELETLLPGRNYSVTVQAVSKDIQSKEESIYLATKPSAPIIEDLKPLVDGLNIGWKSDVNSKQDKYEILWIRNDTNEMEMKSSYDSKIILSNLYPGAGYLVKIYAISHGLKSEPHEYFQPVFPKPPKNMSIEKTTTNSVIVQWQSPVDSLITEYSIRYKTGSDNQWVRLPAVQNTEAEVTDMTPGEKYTIQVNTVSYGLESNEPQQLNHTVRPNPVSNIAPLVDSNNVTLEWPRPEGRVETYIVRWWLATNPSEVNKSIVSQSQNGTGPVRLLVGDLMPGEEYVFDIQAISNDLESDITILRTRTMPLIQSEVVVVNNQVSTDSIGLRYTPTPQTSSKFDLYRFSLSEPNIPDQEKAANDSDRLVTFTDLIPGRLYNITVWTVSQTVSSQPLQRQDRLFPEPITGINATYISDTEITLTWAFPRGEYNAFEVQYINAEGGFMQNLTLHNSIVISDLKPHRNYTFTVIVRSGTESSILRRSLPVSESFTTKESVPGKVEKFEPIDIQPSDVVFEWSLPTSEQNGVIRKFTITYGLEGSSHVLFKDFAAYEFRGTIKQLQPGKTYVFKIQAETKVGFGPASIWKQRMPIMAPPKPSMQVVPTEVCKSSTTIQIRFRKNYFSEANGPIVSYAIIVAEDDSKNASGLEMPSWRDVQAYSVWPPYQVMEPYYPFFNNSVEDFTIGSETCDIRHVGYCNGPLKSGSTYKVKIRAFTAPDKFTDTSYSFPIQTVVGLLRVEDQDNTPIILGVVIPIILICLLFVMIIFIRRRRSAGRKGMVEARNNDSTSLNDSVVETSRPVRIDNFANHYRIMSADSDFRKEWTMITKFSEEFEELKHVGRDQPCTAADLPCNRPKNRFTNILPYDHSRFKLQPVDDEEGSDYINANYVPGFNSPREFLVTQGPLHSTRDDFWRMVWESNSRAIIMLTRCVEKGREKCDHYWPYDTLPVYYGDISVQILNETRYPDWNISEFMVCRGEQQRVVRHFHFSTWPDFGVPNPPHTLVRFVRAFRERVPPDQRPVVVHCSAGVGRSGTLICLDRILQQIQTSDYVDIFGIVYLMRKERVWMVQTEQQYICIHQCLLTVLEGKELTTSPREIHENQGFEDMVWHLFSQCKKLVICGSGKGTAGVAPIPDGKGR is encoded by the exons ATGCCTTCGCCAG aaatcaaATCAATCACCATAGACAACATCGACAATACTCAATATGCCTTAAAAGATTTGGTGGCTGGCGCTACATATCAAGTGCAGGCATTCACCGTATTCGAAAATAAGGAAAGTGCGGCTTATACTTCGAGGAATTTCACCACCA AGCCGAACACTCCGGGCAAATTCATAGTATGGTTCCGAAACGAGACGACCCTCCTGGTGCTGTGGCAGCCTCCTTACCCTCCAGGGGTCTATAGTCACTATAAAGTCTCTATAGACCCTCCCGACGCCAATGATTCTACTTTGTACGTGGAGAAGGAAGGAGAACCTCCGGGTCCTGCTCAGGCAGCTTTTAAGGGACTCGTTCCAG GCCGCGCCTACAACATTTCCGTCCAGACCATGTCCGAAGATGAAATTTCCGCCCCTACTAGTGCCCTGTATCGCACTGTGCCTCTTAAACCTGGAAAGATCAGTTTCGACAAAGACAAGATCACCACGAATTCGTTTATGGTTCATTGGGAACCGCCTACtggaaaaag CGAATTTGATAAGTACCAAATATCTCTGGGAACCCTACGGAAGCCTCCACCGGTGCCAAGATCTAAAGATGAGCCTACTAATTGGGAGTTCCGGGACAATCTCGAACCGGGAAAAACTTATTCGGTTGTAGTGAAGACAGTCTCAGGAAAAGTCACTTCGTGGCCGGTAACAGGGGAAGTCACCCTTG AGCCTCTCCCCGTAAGCCATCTTCACTCCACCCTAGACGACAAGTCTGGTATATTAATGATTTCTTGGAAACCTCATCCTGACAGTACTCAAGATAGTTTTTTGGTTTCTTACCACGAAGTGGAGAGCACTATAGGTGATAGCAATACGGTGACAACAAATCAAACTAAAATCGAATTGGAAACCCTGTTGCCCGGAAGAAACTATTCAGTGACCGTTCAAGCAGTTTCAAAGGACATCCAGTCGAAAGAAGAGTCTATTTACTTAGCCACTAAACCTAGTGCTCCTATTATCGAGGACTTGAAGCCATTG GTGGATGGGTTGAATATTGGCTGGAAATCTGACGTGAATTCGAAACAGGACAAATACGAGATTTTGTGGATTAGGAACGACACGAATGAAATGGAGATGAAGTCTTCGTACGATTCCAAAATTATTCTTAGCAATTTGTATCCGGGTGCCGGGTATTTGGTGAAGATTTATGCTATTTCTCACGGGTTAAAGAGTGAGCCACACGAGTATTTTCAGCCAGTTT TTCCGAAACCACCAAAAAACATGTCAATCGAGAAAACCACCACTAATTCCGTAATAGTGCAATGGCAGTCTCCAGTTGATTCTTTGATTACCGAATATTCTATCCGGTATAAGACTGGGTCAGACAATCAATGGGTCAG GTTGCCAGCGGTGCAAAATACCGAGGCTGAAGTTACCGATATGACCCCAGGGGAAAAATACACTATACAAGTGAACACGGTGAGCTATGGTTTGGAGAGCAATGAGCCGCAACAGCTCAATCATACAGTGAG GCCCAATCCAGTGTCCAATATTGCTCCTTTGGTCGATTCCAACAATGTAACTTTAGAGTGGCCACGCCCTGAAGGGAGGGTTGAAACGTATATCGTCAG ATGGTGGTTAGCAACCAATCCCTCCGAAGTGAACAAGAGCATTGTCAGTCAAAGCCAAAACGGAACCGGTCCTGTTAGACTGCTCGTAGGTGATTTGATGCCTGGAGAAGAATACGTTTTCGACATCCAGGCCATATCCAACGATCTGGAAAGCGACATTACTATACTGAGAACTCGGACCA TGCCTCTTATCCAATCCGAAGTGGTCGTAGTCAACAATCAAGTTTCCACCGACTCAATCGGCTTGCGTTACACTCCTACTCCACAAACCTCTTCGAAGTTTGATTTGTACAGATTCTCGTTGTCCGAACCAAATATCCCCGACCAAGAAAAAGCCGCAAATGACTCTGATAGATTGGTTACTTTTACCGACTTAATTCCCGGAAG GTTGTACAACATAACTGTGTGGACAGTGTCTCAGACAGTCTCCAGTCAGCCATTGCAAAGGCAGGACAGACTAT TTCCAGAACCAATAACTGGCATTAACGCCACTTATATCTCGGACACGGAGATAACTTTAACTTGGGCATTCCCCCGAGGCGAGTACAACGCGTTTGAAGTGCAATACATTAACGCCGAAGGCGGATTTATGCAGAATTTAACTCTGCACAATTCTATCGTTATCAGCGATTTGAAACCTCACAGAAACTACACTTTCACTGTGATTGTGAGGAGTGGCACTGAGTCGAGCATCTTGAGGCG atCTTTGCCGGTATCGGAGAGTTTTACCACGAAGGAATCAGTGCCGGGCAAAGTGGAAAAGTTCGAGCCCATAGACATTCAGCCCAGTGATGTCgtttttgagtggtcactgcCGACTTCAGAGCAAAACGGCGTCATCAGGAAGTTCACTATAACGTACGGATTAGAA GGCTCTTCTCATGTGCTGTTTAAGGACTTTGCAGCGTACGAGTTTAGGGGAACCATTAAACAGCTGCAGCCAGGAAAGACTtacgttttcaaaattcaagcGGAAACGAAG GTGGGTTTCGGTCCGGCATCAATATGGAAACAGCGCATGCCCATCATGGCGCCCCCCAAACCGAGCATGCAAGTAGTCCCCACTGAGGTGTGCAAAAGCTCGACCACCATTCAAATCCGATTCAGAAAGAACTATTTCAGCGAAGCCAATGGGCCG ATTGTATCTTATGCAATTATCGTGGCAGAAGACGATTCGAAAAACGCCTCCGGCTTAGAAATGCCCAGTTGGCGCGATGTTCAGGCCTACTCTGTATGGCCCCCATATCAAGTCATGGAGCCCTATTATccgtttttcaataattctgtGGAAGATTTTACCATCGGGAGTGAAACTTGCGATATACG ACATGTGGGTTATTGCAATGGACCCCTGAAATCAGGCTCAACTTACAAGGTTAAGATCAGAGCCTTTACAGCCCCAGATAAGTTTACTGACACCAGCTACAGCTTTCCAATACAGACAG TAGTAGGACTACTCAGGGTTGAAG ATCAAGACAACACTCCCATCATACTGGGCGTCGTGATCCCGATAATCCTCATCTGTCTGCTGTTTGtgatgataattttcataagaAGAAGACGATCAGCGGGACGGAAGGGTATGGTGGAGGCTCGGAACAATGACAGCACGTCACTGAATGATTCAGTAGTGGAAACTAGTCGTCCGGTTAGAATCGATAATTTTGCTAATCACTACAGAATCATGTCGGCTGATTCAGACTTCAG GAAAGAATGGACAATGATCACAAA GTTTAGCGAAGAATTCGAAGAGCTGAAACACGTAGGACGGGACCAACCTTGCACTGCAGCAGATTTGCCTTGTAATCGACCTAAAAACCGATTCACAAATATCTTGCCCTACGACCACTCGAGGTTTAAGTTGCAACCAGTGGACGATGAAGAGGGCTCAGATTATATCAATGCTAATTACGTGCCA gGATTCAATTCGCCTAGAGAATTCTTAGTTACTCAGGGACCCTTACATTCCACAAGAGACGACTTTTGGAGGATGGTTTGGGAGTCGAATTCTCGGGCCATTATAATGTTAACGAG GTGCGTGGAAAAAGGAAGAGAAAAATGCGACCATTACTGGCCTTACGACACCCTGCCCGTTTATTACGGGGATATTTCTGTCCAAATTCTGAACGAAACGCGCTATCCCGATTGGAATATCTCGGAATTTATGGTTTGCCGG GGCGAGCAACAAAGGGTGGTAAGGCACTTCCACTTCAGCACTTGGCCCGATTTTGGTGTCCCCAACCCACCGCACACGTTGGTTAGATTCGTGAGGGCTTTCAGGGAAAGAGTTCCTCCAGATCAACGACCTGTAGTCGTTCACTGCAG tGCTGGAGTCGGTAGATCCGGGACGCTAATCTGCCTCGACCGTATTTTGCAACAAATCCAAACTTCGGATTACGTTGACATCTTTGGAATCGTTTACCTCATGAGGAAAGAGCGAGTTTGGATGGTACAAACCGAGCAGCAGTACATTTGCATCCATCAGTGCTTGCTCACGGTACTGGAGGGCAAGGAGCTGACAACCTCCCCGAGAGAAATACACGAGAACCAAGGATTCGAAG ACATGGTGTGGCACTTGTTTAGCCAATGTAAAAAGCTGGTAATCTGTGGTTCTGGCAAGGGTACCGCCGGTGTTGCACCTATTCCCGATGGGAAAGGCAGATAG